The following proteins come from a genomic window of Candidatus Thiodiazotropha sp. CDECU1:
- the murD gene encoding UDP-N-acetylmuramoyl-L-alanine--D-glutamate ligase has translation MAKQVTNSAKTLIVGLGATGLSCARYLAAHGESLAVTDSRENPPGLEALRKDYPDMAMFLGGFQAEVFHAASRLVVSPGVSLDEPLIRAVKERHVEIVGDVELFARAVKAPVVAITGSNGKSTVTTLLGDMARMAGIRVAVGGNLGQPALDLLADEVELYVLELSSFQLESTHSLKPQAAVVLNVSADHMDRYRDLEEYAATKASLYANCEIMVINRDDARVAAMAVPNTTTIGFTLGAPQGDDFGLHELDGIKWLSEGHTPLMPVTELRIPGRHNMANALAALALGSAVGLPQNDMLAALRSYTGLPHRTQWISDKGGVRWYNDSKGTNVGATIAALEGLHPEGDSSRSVLIAGGDCKEADFSPLAPVVEKTARAIILIGKDASQLESVLAGQVPIQHAATLEEAVSLAAELAQPGDRVLLSPACASFDMFQNFAARGEAFIQAVEALSA, from the coding sequence ATGGCGAAACAAGTGACAAATTCAGCTAAAACACTGATCGTCGGATTAGGCGCGACCGGACTCTCTTGTGCGCGCTACCTGGCGGCCCACGGGGAATCCCTGGCTGTGACCGACAGTCGCGAGAATCCGCCGGGGCTGGAGGCGCTGCGCAAGGATTATCCCGACATGGCGATGTTCCTCGGCGGCTTTCAGGCGGAGGTATTCCATGCCGCCAGTCGACTGGTGGTGAGTCCGGGTGTGTCACTCGACGAGCCACTGATTCGTGCAGTCAAAGAGCGGCATGTAGAGATAGTCGGTGATGTGGAGCTGTTTGCCAGAGCGGTAAAGGCGCCGGTAGTCGCAATTACCGGATCGAATGGCAAGAGCACAGTCACAACCTTGCTGGGAGATATGGCGCGTATGGCCGGTATCAGGGTGGCTGTGGGTGGCAACCTTGGGCAGCCCGCGCTTGACCTGTTGGCGGATGAAGTTGAGTTGTATGTGCTTGAACTCTCCAGTTTCCAATTGGAGAGCACCCATTCACTCAAGCCCCAGGCTGCGGTTGTGTTGAATGTCTCCGCCGATCATATGGACCGCTACCGGGATCTGGAAGAGTATGCCGCCACCAAGGCATCACTTTACGCCAATTGCGAGATTATGGTGATCAACCGTGATGATGCACGGGTCGCCGCTATGGCGGTGCCGAATACAACCACCATTGGATTTACCCTGGGGGCGCCTCAAGGAGACGATTTCGGTCTGCATGAACTAGATGGAATCAAATGGCTGAGTGAGGGGCATACCCCCCTGATGCCGGTCACCGAGCTGCGCATACCTGGTCGTCACAATATGGCGAATGCCCTCGCTGCCTTGGCCTTGGGCAGTGCCGTGGGCCTGCCGCAAAACGATATGCTGGCAGCCCTGAGAAGCTATACCGGCCTGCCCCATCGCACCCAATGGATCAGCGATAAGGGTGGTGTGCGCTGGTATAACGACTCCAAGGGTACCAATGTGGGGGCTACGATCGCAGCCTTGGAGGGACTTCACCCTGAAGGCGACAGCAGCCGCAGTGTTTTGATTGCAGGTGGCGATTGCAAAGAAGCCGATTTTTCACCCCTGGCCCCGGTGGTGGAAAAAACAGCACGGGCCATCATTCTCATAGGCAAGGACGCATCTCAACTGGAATCAGTACTGGCGGGCCAAGTGCCCATACAGCATGCGGCAACACTTGAAGAGGCAGTAAGTCTGGCCGCGGAGTTGGCACAGCCTGGGGATCGGGTGCTGCTATCTCCAGCCTGTGCCAGTTTCGATATGTTCCAGAATTTTGCGGCCCGTGGCGAGGCCTTCATCCAGGCGGTGGAGGCGCTCTCGGCATGA
- a CDS encoding peptidoglycan D,D-transpeptidase FtsI family protein — protein MAGGKKRKTQQAEIIRLPSYRARRIAVLAVIGLAFSSLVWQSIDRQVFETAFLQEQGEQRYLRTIRVSASRGMVTDRNGEPLAISTPVKSVAANPKVIKGDSETIGAIASTLGLNPDRLRRLLSSERGFVYLKRRINPDLAQRVDGLELEGIDLLSEYRRFYPSGEVMSHIVGFTNIDDKGQEGIELAYDEWLSGNPGAKRVIKDGKGRVVKQVENIQSPSPGKDLVLSIDRRLQFLAYRELKAAVSKHKARSGSAVILDSRSGEILAMVNSPSYNPNALRGRRSSSLRNRAVTDVFEPGSTIKPFTVAAAVELGRFKPNTPIDVSPGQMKVGRYLVRDNRNYGMIDVAAVLRKSSNVGASKIALSMQPETLWKLYSKLGFGESPYSQFPGESSGRLPHFSDWSSFEQATLSFGYGLSVTPLQLARAYGVLANDGVRMPVSLLKQEQAEPGERVMRKSTARTVVKMLEAVVSSEGTAPLAAVPGYRVAGKTGTAKKSVAGGYAEDKYLSLFVGIAPVSDPRLVMAVFIDEPQGKEYYGGLVAGPVFSKVMSGALRLLNIPPDKQWHENTLMARLGDRQ, from the coding sequence ATGGCAGGCGGAAAGAAAAGAAAGACCCAGCAGGCTGAAATCATCAGGCTGCCCAGTTACCGTGCACGGCGGATCGCAGTGCTGGCGGTGATAGGGCTGGCCTTCTCTTCCCTGGTGTGGCAATCCATCGATCGCCAGGTGTTTGAAACCGCCTTTCTACAAGAGCAGGGCGAACAGCGCTATCTGCGCACGATACGGGTCAGCGCCAGTCGGGGTATGGTCACCGACCGCAATGGGGAGCCCCTGGCGATCAGCACCCCGGTGAAAAGCGTAGCCGCCAATCCAAAGGTCATAAAGGGTGACAGCGAAACCATAGGCGCCATTGCCTCGACCTTGGGCCTGAATCCCGATCGACTGCGCAGGTTGCTCTCCAGTGAACGAGGTTTTGTCTATCTCAAGCGGCGTATCAATCCCGACCTTGCGCAGCGGGTGGATGGCCTTGAGCTGGAGGGTATCGACCTGCTCTCCGAATACCGCCGTTTCTATCCCAGCGGTGAGGTGATGTCGCATATTGTCGGCTTCACCAATATTGATGACAAGGGACAGGAGGGGATAGAGCTGGCATACGATGAGTGGCTCAGCGGCAATCCCGGCGCGAAACGGGTGATCAAGGATGGCAAGGGACGGGTGGTGAAACAGGTGGAGAATATCCAAAGTCCCTCTCCGGGCAAGGATCTGGTGTTGAGCATCGATCGCCGCCTGCAGTTTCTGGCCTATCGTGAGCTCAAGGCCGCGGTGAGTAAACATAAGGCGAGATCCGGATCGGCGGTGATCCTGGATAGTCGCAGCGGTGAGATTCTGGCGATGGTCAACAGTCCGTCGTACAACCCGAATGCGCTGCGCGGTCGCCGCTCCAGCAGTCTGCGTAACCGAGCGGTAACCGATGTCTTCGAGCCCGGGTCCACCATCAAACCGTTCACCGTGGCGGCGGCTGTGGAGTTGGGGCGGTTCAAGCCCAATACGCCTATCGATGTCTCACCCGGCCAGATGAAGGTGGGACGTTATCTGGTCAGGGATAACCGCAACTACGGCATGATCGATGTGGCGGCTGTGCTGCGAAAATCGAGCAATGTGGGGGCCAGCAAGATAGCCCTGTCGATGCAGCCGGAGACATTGTGGAAACTCTACTCGAAGCTTGGGTTCGGTGAGAGTCCCTATAGTCAGTTCCCCGGTGAGTCCAGTGGACGGCTGCCCCACTTTTCAGATTGGTCCAGTTTTGAACAGGCAACCCTCTCGTTCGGTTACGGTCTCTCAGTGACGCCGCTGCAACTCGCCAGGGCTTATGGGGTACTGGCCAATGACGGGGTGCGCATGCCGGTCTCGCTGCTCAAACAGGAGCAGGCAGAACCGGGTGAGCGGGTTATGCGTAAGAGTACCGCCAGGACGGTGGTCAAGATGCTGGAGGCGGTGGTGTCCAGTGAGGGCACGGCGCCGCTTGCCGCAGTCCCAGGTTATCGTGTGGCGGGCAAGACGGGGACGGCAAAAAAATCGGTGGCCGGAGGGTATGCGGAGGATAAATATCTCTCGCTGTTCGTCGGTATTGCGCCGGTGAGTGATCCCCGCCTGGTGATGGCGGTGTTCATCGATGAACCCCAGGGTAAGGAGTATTACGGTGGACTGGTGGCCGGCCCTGTCTTCTCCAAGGTGATGAGTGGCGCCCTGCGGTTGTTGAATATTCCTCCTGATAAGCAGTGGCACGAGAATACCCTGATGGCTCGATTGGGGGATCGGCAATGA
- the rsmH gene encoding 16S rRNA (cytosine(1402)-N(4))-methyltransferase RsmH: MKQAHDSVLLQPSIEALKIDPAGSYIDATFGRGGHSREILRALGEQGQLLAIDRDPQAVAHAKRVFGQDARFSIVQESFAMLAEVSEQAGLMGRVNGILLDLGVSSPQLDQAERGFSFTKDGPLDMRMDPDSGISAAEWLAQAESREIADVLKTYGEERHARRIAHAIVEARVHTPITTTLQLADIVSKANPAWEKSKHPATRSFQGIRIYINSELDALQRALQAIIDVLAIGGRLAVISFHSLEDRMVKRFMREQAKGDRFPPGVPVTQDSLRPRLHLVGKAVRPSEDETAANPRSRSAVLRVAERLS; the protein is encoded by the coding sequence ATGAAGCAGGCCCACGATTCAGTGCTGCTTCAGCCCTCCATTGAGGCGCTGAAGATCGACCCGGCGGGTAGCTATATCGATGCTACCTTTGGTCGAGGTGGGCACAGTCGAGAGATTTTGCGTGCGTTGGGTGAGCAGGGTCAGTTGTTAGCTATCGACAGGGATCCGCAAGCAGTGGCTCATGCCAAGCGGGTGTTTGGTCAGGATGCCCGTTTTAGCATCGTTCAGGAGAGCTTTGCCATGCTAGCCGAAGTGTCTGAACAGGCTGGGCTGATGGGACGGGTCAACGGCATCTTGCTGGACCTGGGGGTCTCCTCCCCGCAGTTGGATCAGGCTGAGCGTGGTTTCAGTTTCACTAAGGACGGGCCTTTGGATATGCGTATGGATCCTGACAGTGGCATCTCGGCGGCTGAGTGGCTGGCTCAGGCCGAGAGTAGAGAGATAGCTGATGTATTGAAGACTTATGGCGAAGAGCGGCATGCGCGGCGTATTGCCCATGCCATCGTGGAGGCAAGAGTGCATACCCCCATCACGACGACACTGCAATTGGCGGATATCGTGAGCAAGGCCAATCCTGCCTGGGAAAAGAGTAAGCATCCTGCGACGCGCAGCTTCCAGGGGATACGTATCTATATCAATAGTGAATTGGATGCGCTGCAGAGAGCGCTGCAGGCGATTATCGATGTGTTGGCGATTGGCGGCCGATTGGCGGTGATCAGTTTTCACTCCCTGGAGGATCGGATGGTAAAGCGTTTTATGCGCGAACAGGCAAAGGGCGATCGATTTCCACCAGGGGTGCCGGTTACCCAGGATAGTTTACGCCCGCGCCTGCACCTTGTGGGTAAGGCAGTACGACCGAGTGAAGATGAGACCGCTGCCAATCCGCGGTCGCGCAGTGCGGTTTTACGTGTCGCGGAGAGACTCTCTTGA
- the ftsL gene encoding cell division protein FtsL, protein MSRTGHMLFVLLMAAVLASAIAVVYSKYLSRKHFVVLQELQAEKERIGIQWGRLQLEESTLATHSEVEKRARDRLKMHLPQFDEVVVIRR, encoded by the coding sequence TTGAGTCGTACCGGTCACATGCTGTTTGTATTGTTGATGGCGGCGGTGCTGGCATCCGCGATTGCGGTTGTGTATAGCAAATATCTCAGTCGTAAGCACTTTGTGGTGTTACAGGAACTCCAGGCGGAAAAGGAGCGCATCGGCATCCAATGGGGGCGTCTGCAGTTGGAGGAGAGCACTCTGGCTACCCATTCTGAAGTGGAAAAAAGGGCACGGGACAGGCTGAAAATGCATCTGCCCCAGTTTGATGAAGTTGTAGTGATCAGGCGCTAA
- the ftsW gene encoding putative lipid II flippase FtsW: MSTLVSRQAHDARAGKPTIQPLVDWWLLGAAVVLLCFGLVMVSSASMTVGERLGGSPFFYVYRHLFAMLLGLLAAYLVFKIPMQQWQKAGPLLVFTGLLLLLLLLIPGIGKSVNGATRWIPLGGFNLQSSEFMKLFMVLYIAGYLVRRQDEVARSFWGFAKPMLLLIITSSLILLQPDFGTTVVLFATATAMLFLGGVVLYQFSMLIVVAGVAGWALIYFSPYRWQRMTTYLNPWDDPFNTDFQLTQALIAFGRGEVSGVGLGNGIQKQFYLPEAHTDFIMAVVGEEFGLLGTLGVILLFAFITWRAFQIGVKAEQTGQRFSSYTAYGLGLWIGMQAFINIGVNVGMLPTKGLTLPFMSYGGNSIIVVCMMIALLLRIDFESRQKRVKSKHRRRSWSLM, from the coding sequence ATGAGTACCCTGGTAAGTAGACAGGCGCATGATGCGCGTGCCGGCAAACCCACCATTCAGCCCCTCGTGGACTGGTGGCTATTAGGTGCGGCAGTTGTACTACTCTGTTTCGGTCTGGTGATGGTCTCGTCTGCATCGATGACAGTGGGAGAGCGTCTTGGTGGTTCGCCTTTCTTCTATGTCTATCGCCATCTATTCGCCATGCTCCTGGGCTTGCTGGCAGCCTATCTGGTTTTTAAAATTCCGATGCAGCAGTGGCAGAAGGCAGGACCGTTATTGGTCTTTACGGGGCTGTTGTTGTTACTGCTGCTGTTGATCCCAGGGATTGGCAAAAGTGTCAATGGTGCCACCCGCTGGATACCCCTGGGGGGCTTCAACCTGCAGAGTTCCGAATTCATGAAACTCTTCATGGTGCTCTATATCGCCGGTTACCTGGTGCGTCGTCAAGATGAAGTCGCGCGCTCCTTCTGGGGTTTCGCAAAACCGATGCTGTTGTTGATCATCACCAGTTCACTGATCCTGCTGCAACCCGATTTCGGCACCACGGTAGTCCTGTTCGCCACCGCCACCGCTATGTTGTTTCTCGGCGGGGTTGTGCTGTATCAGTTTTCCATGTTGATTGTCGTTGCCGGAGTGGCAGGTTGGGCGCTGATCTACTTCTCGCCCTATCGGTGGCAGCGTATGACCACCTATTTGAATCCGTGGGACGATCCCTTCAATACCGATTTTCAGCTCACCCAGGCACTGATCGCCTTTGGCCGCGGTGAAGTCAGCGGGGTCGGGTTGGGTAATGGAATCCAGAAACAGTTCTACCTGCCGGAGGCGCATACCGATTTCATCATGGCCGTCGTGGGTGAGGAGTTCGGCCTGCTCGGAACCCTGGGTGTGATTCTGCTGTTCGCCTTCATTACCTGGCGTGCATTTCAGATAGGTGTCAAGGCGGAACAGACCGGTCAGCGTTTTTCCAGCTATACCGCCTATGGCCTCGGACTCTGGATTGGGATGCAAGCCTTCATCAATATAGGTGTCAATGTCGGTATGCTGCCGACCAAGGGCCTGACACTGCCGTTTATGAGTTATGGGGGCAACAGCATCATCGTCGTCTGTATGATGATTGCGCTGTTGTTGAGAATCGATTTCGAGTCACGCCAGAAGCGAGTCAAGAGCAAGCACAGGAGGCGATCATGGAGCCTCATGTGA
- the mraZ gene encoding division/cell wall cluster transcriptional repressor MraZ, with protein MFRGISSLNLDAKGRLAMPTKYREQLVAACNSELVVTVDKDHCLLIYPKPVWIEIEETLRSLPSFNETTRFLQRLYIGNAHEIEMDSQGRIRLPQELRRFADLNKKVALVGQINKFELWDEATWNSRQEAQLAQVDINKLDLPEEFKSLSI; from the coding sequence TTGTTTCGCGGGATTTCATCACTCAACCTGGATGCCAAGGGGCGGCTTGCGATGCCGACAAAGTATCGCGAGCAGCTCGTGGCCGCCTGCAATTCCGAGTTGGTGGTCACCGTCGATAAGGATCACTGCCTGCTGATCTATCCCAAACCCGTCTGGATCGAGATTGAAGAGACCCTCAGGTCGCTGCCCTCGTTTAACGAGACCACACGTTTCCTGCAGCGGCTCTATATCGGCAATGCCCATGAAATAGAGATGGACAGCCAGGGCAGGATCCGTCTTCCACAGGAGTTGCGACGCTTTGCCGACCTGAATAAGAAGGTCGCCCTGGTAGGGCAGATAAATAAGTTTGAGTTGTGGGATGAGGCGACTTGGAACAGCCGGCAGGAGGCCCAGTTGGCGCAGGTGGATATCAACAAGCTCGATCTGCCGGAAGAGTTCAAGTCACTCTCGATCTAA
- the mraY gene encoding phospho-N-acetylmuramoyl-pentapeptide-transferase, producing the protein MLLYLTDWLTQFDNGFRVFQYLTLRTILGVLTALLISLALGPVMIRRLSFHQIGQTVRDDGPETHFSKAGTPTMGGALILVAIAIATLLWADLENRYVWIVLIVTMTFGLIGLVDDYKKLVLNDPKGLSARWKYFWQSVAGLGASLVFYYTASSSMETALLIPYLKDVSLDWGPVFILFSYLVIVGSSNAVNLTDGLDGLAILPTVMVGGALGVIAYVTGHSDFAAYLKIPYLPGVGELIVFCASLVGAGLGFLWFNTYPAQVFMGDVGALALGAALGVISVAVRQEIVLFIMGGVFVVETVSVVLQVLSYKLTGKRIFRMAPLHHHFELKGWPEPRVIVRFWIITVILVLVGLASLKIR; encoded by the coding sequence GTGTTGCTCTATCTTACCGATTGGCTTACCCAGTTCGACAATGGTTTCAGAGTATTCCAGTACTTGACGCTGCGTACCATCCTGGGGGTCTTGACTGCGCTTTTGATCTCCCTGGCCCTGGGTCCGGTGATGATACGCCGTTTGAGCTTTCATCAAATCGGACAGACGGTACGCGACGATGGTCCGGAGACACACTTTTCCAAAGCCGGAACCCCCACCATGGGGGGGGCGCTGATTCTGGTGGCGATCGCCATTGCCACCCTGCTATGGGCGGATCTGGAAAACCGCTACGTGTGGATCGTGTTGATTGTAACCATGACCTTTGGCCTCATCGGTCTGGTGGATGACTACAAAAAGCTGGTCCTGAATGATCCCAAGGGTCTGTCAGCGCGGTGGAAATATTTCTGGCAATCGGTGGCGGGATTGGGTGCCTCGTTGGTGTTCTACTACACCGCCAGTTCATCCATGGAGACCGCACTGCTGATCCCCTATCTGAAGGATGTCTCTCTGGATTGGGGACCGGTATTCATTCTATTCAGTTATCTGGTCATCGTCGGCTCTTCAAATGCGGTCAACCTGACCGATGGGCTCGACGGTCTGGCGATTCTCCCGACGGTGATGGTGGGTGGCGCATTGGGGGTTATCGCCTATGTTACCGGTCACTCCGATTTTGCTGCCTATTTGAAGATCCCCTATCTGCCCGGGGTAGGCGAGTTGATCGTCTTCTGCGCTTCGTTGGTTGGGGCTGGACTGGGATTTCTCTGGTTCAACACCTATCCGGCACAGGTCTTTATGGGGGATGTGGGAGCCTTGGCATTGGGTGCGGCCCTGGGTGTTATCTCGGTGGCCGTGAGACAGGAGATCGTACTGTTCATCATGGGTGGGGTCTTCGTCGTGGAGACGGTCTCGGTGGTATTGCAGGTCTTGTCCTACAAGCTGACCGGTAAACGCATATTTCGTATGGCGCCACTGCATCACCACTTTGAACTCAAGGGCTGGCCCGAGCCGAGGGTGATTGTGCGTTTTTGGATCATCACCGTCATCCTGGTGTTGGTCGGTCTGGCGAGTCTGAAGATACGCTGA
- a CDS encoding UDP-N-acetylmuramoyl-L-alanyl-D-glutamate--2,6-diaminopimelate ligase codes for MMAAERITSGATLTSLLRGLVSVPANDDREVTGITLDSRDVTPGSLFIACAGEHHHGLAFAEQAVSQGAVAIIWEADNLEGERLAAGLELPVPLLALAQLTRHVSRIAGRFYQHPSRLMSVYGITGTNGKTSISQLLAHALMCEIPCGIMGTLGVGLPGHLKPTGYTTPDAVTLQQYLHDLLQQGVAAVSMEVSSHALDQGRAGAVAFDCAIFTNLSRDHFDYHGTLENYAAAKQRLFQIPGLGSAVLNLDDAFGRTLLGSLADGVKLLGYSLEPAADLPAGLDGWAQALDIDPTTQGMRIKVSTHLGDANLETQLLGRFNAANLLAVLLVLLQRGWSLQRGVEVLSSLNTVPGRMELLGGGERPGVVVDYAHTPDALEKALSALRMHCPGSLTVVFGCGGDRDRGKRPLMGELAERLADRVVITDDNPRSESNSEIIEQILSGMKTPDRALVEPDRSRAIHTAIADAAAGDLVLVAGKGHEDYQLVGDEVLHFDDREQVTAALHEWPGVGR; via the coding sequence ATGATGGCTGCCGAGCGAATCACCAGCGGGGCGACACTGACATCCCTGTTGCGTGGGCTGGTCTCCGTGCCGGCCAATGATGATCGTGAAGTGACTGGGATTACCTTGGATAGTCGTGATGTGACACCGGGCTCGCTCTTTATCGCCTGTGCCGGTGAGCATCATCATGGCTTGGCGTTCGCCGAGCAAGCGGTTTCCCAGGGGGCAGTCGCGATCATCTGGGAAGCAGATAATCTTGAGGGTGAACGTCTGGCGGCAGGGTTGGAGCTGCCTGTTCCCTTGCTGGCGCTGGCGCAATTGACCCGGCATGTGAGTCGGATTGCGGGTCGTTTCTACCAGCATCCCAGTCGCCTGATGTCCGTCTATGGGATCACCGGCACCAATGGCAAGACCAGCATCAGCCAACTGCTGGCCCATGCGCTGATGTGCGAGATACCCTGCGGCATCATGGGTACCCTGGGGGTGGGGCTCCCCGGTCATTTAAAGCCCACCGGTTATACCACTCCCGATGCAGTGACCCTGCAGCAGTATTTGCATGATCTGCTGCAGCAGGGTGTGGCGGCGGTGAGTATGGAGGTCTCATCCCACGCCCTGGATCAGGGTCGGGCTGGGGCGGTGGCCTTCGATTGCGCCATCTTCACCAATCTCAGTCGTGATCATTTCGATTATCACGGGACCCTGGAAAACTATGCTGCCGCCAAGCAACGACTGTTTCAGATACCGGGCCTCGGCAGTGCGGTGCTCAATCTTGATGATGCCTTTGGCAGAACCCTGCTCGGATCATTGGCGGATGGGGTGAAGCTGCTGGGTTACAGTCTCGAACCGGCGGCTGATCTGCCTGCCGGTCTCGATGGATGGGCGCAGGCCCTGGATATTGATCCCACCACTCAGGGAATGCGGATCAAAGTCTCGACCCACCTTGGTGACGCCAATCTGGAGACACAACTGCTGGGTCGCTTCAATGCGGCCAATCTATTGGCTGTGCTGCTGGTACTGCTGCAGCGGGGCTGGTCTCTGCAGCGTGGTGTGGAAGTGCTTTCATCACTCAATACAGTGCCTGGCCGGATGGAACTGCTGGGTGGCGGAGAGAGACCCGGCGTGGTGGTGGATTACGCCCATACGCCGGACGCCCTGGAGAAGGCCCTGTCGGCCCTGCGCATGCATTGCCCTGGCTCGCTGACTGTCGTATTCGGTTGCGGCGGTGACCGGGATCGGGGTAAACGTCCGCTGATGGGGGAGTTGGCTGAACGGCTTGCCGATCGCGTGGTTATTACTGATGACAATCCACGCAGCGAGTCGAACAGTGAAATCATTGAGCAGATCCTGTCCGGCATGAAGACGCCGGATAGGGCGCTGGTCGAGCCTGATCGAAGTCGTGCCATTCATACTGCGATTGCAGATGCAGCAGCGGGTGATCTGGTGCTGGTGGCGGGTAAGGGGCATGAGGATTACCAGCTGGTGGGAGATGAAGTTCTTCATTTCGATGATCGGGAGCAGGTGACCGCCGCCCTCCATGAGTGGCCGGGGGTGGGGCGATGA
- a CDS encoding UDP-N-acetylmuramoyl-tripeptide--D-alanyl-D-alanine ligase: MNTLCLSQVASSLNGTWVGEDVSFSSVSTDSRTLQARDLYVALKGPHFDGHNFIGQAIDKGAVGVMVSEPQKPEIPQLQVKDTRLGLGRLAGVWRDSFPLPLIAITGSNGKTTVKELVAAILQQRGRVLATQGNLNNEIGLPLTLLRLQDEAFAVVEMGANHPGEIGYLSHIAHPDVALITNAGAAHLEGFGDLQGVARAKGEILSGLRPGGIAVLNADDDYFPLWREFLGERKLISFGSSRQAAVQCDLSRAEMRWTENGFYNHMQVSYREDQFDVKLALAGRHNLMNALAAIAGALAMGASAREIEQGLASVKPVAGRLQMHFTTAGYRLIDDTYNANPDSVEAAVDVLRSAPGEQILVLGDLAELGDQSVALHNQLGAKAKLAGLSRLYTLGELSRYAAEGFGDGALAFSDLDQLIGTLAGALRRGDTLLVKGSRTAAMERVVDRLINEGRG; encoded by the coding sequence ATGAACACCCTGTGCCTCTCGCAAGTGGCGTCAAGCCTGAATGGTACCTGGGTCGGCGAAGATGTCAGTTTCAGTTCTGTCAGTACAGACAGTCGCACACTGCAGGCGAGAGATCTCTATGTGGCCTTGAAGGGACCTCACTTCGATGGTCATAACTTCATCGGGCAGGCGATTGACAAGGGTGCGGTGGGGGTGATGGTGAGTGAACCCCAGAAGCCGGAGATCCCACAGCTCCAGGTAAAAGATACCCGGCTCGGACTGGGTCGGTTGGCCGGGGTATGGCGAGACTCTTTTCCGCTGCCACTGATTGCCATCACCGGCAGCAATGGCAAGACGACTGTCAAGGAGTTGGTTGCCGCCATTCTCCAGCAACGGGGGAGGGTGCTTGCCACCCAGGGAAACTTGAACAATGAGATAGGCCTGCCACTGACACTTCTGCGCTTGCAGGATGAGGCCTTTGCGGTGGTGGAGATGGGGGCCAATCATCCCGGCGAGATCGGCTACCTGAGCCATATTGCCCATCCGGATGTGGCCCTGATAACCAATGCGGGTGCTGCCCACCTCGAAGGGTTCGGAGATCTGCAGGGGGTGGCCAGGGCGAAAGGAGAGATCCTGAGCGGACTCAGGCCTGGTGGTATCGCGGTATTGAATGCGGACGACGACTATTTTCCATTGTGGCGTGAGTTTCTGGGCGAGCGCAAGCTGATCAGCTTTGGCAGCTCAAGACAGGCGGCCGTGCAGTGCGATCTCTCTCGGGCAGAGATGCGCTGGACGGAGAACGGTTTCTACAACCATATGCAGGTCAGCTACCGGGAGGATCAATTCGATGTGAAGCTGGCACTCGCCGGTAGACACAATCTGATGAATGCCCTGGCCGCGATTGCGGGCGCTTTGGCGATGGGCGCATCGGCTAGGGAGATCGAACAGGGTCTTGCCAGTGTAAAACCGGTGGCGGGTCGTTTACAGATGCACTTCACCACTGCGGGATATCGCCTCATCGACGATACCTATAACGCCAATCCCGACTCGGTGGAAGCTGCAGTCGATGTATTACGCAGTGCGCCGGGAGAACAGATCCTGGTGCTGGGAGATCTGGCTGAACTGGGTGATCAATCCGTTGCCCTGCACAATCAACTCGGTGCAAAAGCGAAACTGGCGGGTCTCTCCCGACTGTATACCCTGGGGGAGCTGAGCCGGTATGCAGCTGAGGGCTTCGGTGACGGAGCCTTGGCGTTTTCTGATTTGGATCAACTGATCGGGACCCTTGCCGGTGCGCTTCGCCGAGGCGACACATTGCTGGTGAAGGGTTCACGAACTGCGGCCATGGAACGGGTGGTTGATCGCCTGATTAATGAGGGGAGGGGCTGA